The Vicia villosa cultivar HV-30 ecotype Madison, WI unplaced genomic scaffold, Vvil1.0 ctg.000205F_1_1, whole genome shotgun sequence nucleotide sequence ATAAAATCAAATCACAGCACTTCACGGTTAAATCACACTTATGAAAAACCAAATGCGACACtaacaatgcacatgcatgtggtacccagggcttcaacccccatcgccaattgtcaGTTATTATAGGcacatcaaaacaggcataagacTTCGTCACTGTTTTGCCAATCCAGACCGTCAGAGaaatatgcaatgcatgtgaCTCGACACATGCAACATCACATCACAACATTACTCATTcatcacaaaggcataagcctatatcaccatTGTTACCAATAATTAGAGGTAACACATCGTCACTAAATTTCTTGCACATCACAAGGTTAACAGAATTATAACACCACAACGTCACTGGCCATTGGCCTACAACTTCATATCAGCACGACACGACAACAAACTCAACGGCAGCAAaatcgacaacaacaacaaaaacatcacAACAATACGACAACACGACACAAGCATCACCAAAAATCAACAACATCGGCAAAAGCACCATAAGAAATCAACAACATTGGCAAAATCATCCTAACAATTCGCTACGATCAATTCCACGGCAAGTCACATATTTTTCAACAATTATTCGGACAACTCCTGTTCTAAATCGGTTAATTCGCTTAATCGGCTAAACTCATAATCGGCACTGTCTTCATCAAATTCTGTTGTTAGAATTAACTCTCTTCTATTAACAATTGGTTCCCTGTTACAAGTTCCAAACCCTCTGCTATAGTGAGGAAGTGCGCATACTACTGCTAAGTAATTTTCACTGTTACGAACTGCTACATCCCCACTGTCAAATCGGTCCAGCAGTGCTACTAAAATATTATTTACTCTATTATTTTCAATTGCCTGCACTGATACCGAAAACCTGTTACTGATATATGCAGAAACTCTGCTACTGCTTTACTATCATACCACAGTTCAATTACATTGAATTTGTTCAACCCTGCTATGAAACTCTTCTAGGTCCACTACTAAAGGCTTCTGCCAAAATCATGATTTGTTGCATTTATgctgtttattttatattgtggTTACCACTTGGATTAATTTTACTTAGATTGATTAATATAAGTAATGATATGTTATGCTAAACAACCACTAACTACATGAACCAATTACCTGGAAATTAATTTTCTTCTGAAACAAATTACATGGCCCCTGCCCCTTATGCTCAGGGCGCCCGCCCCTTGTCTCACATGGGACCCCCAGTCCCAAAATCATCTCCCCCGTCCCTTAAGTATGGAGCGCCCGCCCCTTAAGGGTGTGCCCCCACCCCTtaattgtttcttcttcttcttcttcgtccaGTCTTATCCCCATATTCCTATACACCTTCAGTAATGCACTAGTTCACAGACAATTCATTATTCACACCATCGATTTAATTAACTTAAGTACATCATTTGCAGACTCACGAATTAACGGACATTCATCAAGATAATCGATTCAGTACTAAATTTTCAGAAACTTCATAATAGCACAACATCATAAATATACACAACACTGAGATAATTTTTTAACCCAATTGTTCATCATTCTTTAAAACATCGAAACAACCACAACAACACAGATGATAACAATACCAATCACAGTAATAATTTTATGAACCAAAACCCTACATACGGTTTATCATAATCCCGGTTATAGAGAtcaaaccccacccttaccttggattggagaccgCTCTAAATGTTTCCGGTCGAATCCAAGCCTCGCCGTAGATTCAAATCTTTTGCCTCTTCTGAAATTTGTCTGCAACTTTTCTTCTTCACAAGCAGCCTCTTTTCCTCTCCGAAACCCTCGTTCTTTCCTTGCTAGCATTTCTCCACAAAACCTACTGATACCTCAATTTCCcttcttttattcattttaaacaaaataataatattttgtttttattacttttattggGCTTCCTTTCCACACATCCCCTCTTTTACTACTTCTAACCATTAAAAGcccatataaataataataataataataataataataataataataataataataataatatttctaatattatttcccCCAACTTAATCAACTCAATTAATTTCACAATAGCCACTTAACCCAAAATATCACAATTCCTATAATTCCAAcaattaattctaaataatttaattagataattaattaaatttctgggcgttacaactctcccccacttagaatattttcgtcctcgaaaatctatccgacacaatcATCCTCAACTTCACTTCCACGTCTAACCTTCCTGCATAACAGCCAATTAACGTGTCTCAAATCGACTACACATGTGTCAACCTTCCGGCACCCTTTCAACATAATTGTTACTAACTTGTTAACTATTCCCACTGCAATAcaatttaaattgattatttaataaataagttTAAATCACAGtatgaaaattcaaaatttaaataatCATTCAAATTTAATAAAAGTATAAacaaatgtaatatttaaaatttgattgTGAGGttgtataaaaattaaaatttaatattctaCCACACTAATACTTTACgaaaataaaaatgtaagattTATACGAGTTGGCTTGGATACCCATGAGTCAATTTAAATGAACTGAAACAACTtatttaaattcatttaaaatcGAGATTCAGACCTAATGAACCGTCAACCCAATTCAACCCaacttaatttgattttttaaattgaattagcatGGATTGGACCGATTTATAATAGTTTATTATTCAGCCCTAACTAGGGCTGGACAATTGGTCAATATCGGGTCCAAAACTTAAATCAGATGCAAACCGCAGTTTCATTTTAAAGGCCCAATTTCGACCGATAAAATTTTGGTTTTTGGCGGATTCGGTTAGATCAGTTTATCGGATAAATCAGGTGGATTTAAtcggtttaatatttattaaactaaattaaaaaaaatatttctcagtaatatttattttttaatttaaaaaaaaatgaataacatgatatttttattattgaaaaataattattattacgtGATAACATTTTCAATATCATTTGACATTATTTTGATGATTGTCATACTTTAAACCACAAAGTAAATAACAATCAAAATTTTGTATAGCATTTTCTTGTATTCTTGTGAATAAACAATgtcattattaaattaaaaaaattataatctatttttaaaatgtattagtatatgataataaaaataaaaataattaaatattagttAAGTTAGGTTGGGTTCGGTTTCCGACGGATTCAAAATAATCATTAAATTCGACTGAATCAATCATATACTATCTAAATTAAGCAACTGAATCAACCCGACATTCGATCTAATCTAAATTGTTTGCACCAACATTATAATAAATCAATCTATTTGAATCGATCGGCTGAAATTTGTCCACCCCTAACTCTAAAACTCTAACTATCATGTATAGCTTTGTAAAAGTTATAGAGGACAAACAGAGAAAGAATAAGAGGACTCACGTGgtcatatacttcctcatctccTAAATATAACTACAAGATCAAAACAAATTTAGCACATTTATTAAAGAAATTATTATTTCTGTTTTAAAATCCACCATGCATGTTTTACTTTACTATTAACAAATAACAAACGGCTATTACGACTTGAAATACGGGTTGATTTTTACCTTTAATTATGAAAGGCTATTATTAGTACTTTTTCTTGTACTACTATGTAATGTGGAACCCATCACTATCAATCTACGTTAATTGTCACTCTCATCCGAACTTTCGTACTTTAATATTATATCTTAATAAGCTCGTGTTTCTTGCGTCAATAATTATCAACCTGTTCAAAAAAACACTACCTATCAAATTAATAAACTATGTCGGCAAGCATGAAATCTATCAAATCCCAAAAAATAAGGATTATTATTATCTTGTCGAAGTGAATGTGTGGTGGAAAATGTGGCTCAATACACACGATTTGTCTATAAATTACTACATAtgaaaatgaacaaatgcaacacAACACAACATAACAACAACCTACTAACTAGTTCTTTCAATTCATTCAAGCATTATGGCTTATGCTAAGCTCTCTCTTTTGCCTCTCTTCTTGCTTGCCACATTATGTATGTCTTCTATCTTTACTACTTTATGTATGCATTATTGCCATGTGTTTCTATTatgtatatattaatattaatattaagttTGGCATCACCATTTGTAGTGTTGATGTTTTCAATGGAGAAGGTAGAAGCAGATCTTTGTGAGAAATTTGCTTGTTCCAGATCTGACCCGACGTGTGGTGATGGTTGTCATTGTGTACTTTCTAAGGGTGCGGAGGGTGGTAGGTGCATAAAAAAGAAACATGTTGCTAAGATGGTGGAACAACATCCTGACTTATGTGAGTCTCATGCAGACTGCACAAGAAAGGGAAGTGGAAGCTTCTGTGCTTATTATCCAAAATTGGATCTTAAGTATGGCTGGTGTTTTGACTCTAACTCTGATGCTGAAGCCTCGTTCAAGAATTTCCCTACCTCTGAATTCTTGAAGAAGCCGTCAGAAGTTTCCACTTAATATGTATAAGAAAAACCATGCATGCATGATCTGATGATCTCTCTACTTAAATAAAATTGCTATGTATGTCTTTATTTCCAACTAAGTTTGGATTTGTTAGACACTTAGATTTCAAAAATAATGCATGCATGTGTGTGGGTATGTACTTGTTATCTATGTGTTAATTTTGTAAGTTATGGAATCTATTGAATGACTCTATGTTTTTCCTAAATCCTTTAACGAGTAGTGGAGCTTGAGTTGTATA carries:
- the LOC131625312 gene encoding albumin-1-like; the protein is MAYAKLSLLPLFLLATLLLMFSMEKVEADLCEKFACSRSDPTCGDGCHCVLSKGAEGGRCIKKKHVAKMVEQHPDLCESHADCTRKGSGSFCAYYPKLDLKYGWCFDSNSDAEASFKNFPTSEFLKKPSEVST